A stretch of Methanosphaera cuniculi DNA encodes these proteins:
- the galU gene encoding UTP--glucose-1-phosphate uridylyltransferase GalU, which yields MKAVIPAAGLGTRFLPATKAQPKEMLPVFNKPTIQYVVEEVVESGIDDIIIITGKGKRSIEDHFDRSFELEYTLNQKEKYDYLHQVQEIADMADIHYIRQKRQKGLGDAILCAEKHIGDESFAVLLGDTITHSKVPCTKQLLDIHEKYGGSTIAIEELPAEKVERYGIIDGVKIEDNTYKVDNLVEKPKLEDAPSNLGITGRYVLTSDIFDKLRNTQPGVGGEIQLTDAINEQDNVYATAFEGKIYDIGNTIEWLKSSIDMALESEEERDLIIEHMRAKLREFGV from the coding sequence ATGAAAGCAGTAATACCAGCAGCAGGGCTAGGGACAAGATTTTTACCTGCAACAAAAGCACAACCAAAAGAAATGCTACCAGTGTTTAACAAACCAACAATACAATATGTAGTTGAAGAAGTAGTGGAATCAGGAATAGATGATATAATAATAATTACAGGAAAAGGAAAAAGATCAATAGAAGATCACTTTGACAGATCATTTGAACTTGAATACACATTAAATCAAAAAGAAAAATATGACTACCTACACCAAGTTCAAGAAATAGCAGATATGGCAGACATACACTATATCCGTCAAAAAAGACAAAAAGGATTAGGTGATGCAATACTATGTGCTGAAAAACACATAGGAGATGAATCATTTGCAGTACTACTTGGTGATACAATAACACACTCAAAAGTTCCATGTACAAAACAATTACTTGATATTCATGAAAAATATGGTGGATCAACAATAGCAATAGAAGAACTACCTGCTGAAAAAGTAGAAAGATATGGAATAATTGATGGAGTTAAAATTGAAGATAACACATATAAAGTAGATAATCTTGTTGAAAAACCAAAACTTGAAGATGCACCATCAAATCTTGGAATAACAGGAAGATATGTGCTAACATCAGATATATTTGATAAACTTAGAAATACACAACCAGGTGTAGGTGGAGAAATACAATTAACTGATGCAATAAATGAACAAGACAATGTATATGCAACAGCATTTGAAGGAAAAATATATGATATTGGAAATACTATTGAATGGCTAAAAAGCTCAATAGATATGGCATTAGAATCAGAAGAAGAAAGAGATCTTATCATAGAACATATGAGAGCAAAACTTAGAGAATTTGGAGTATAA
- a CDS encoding glucose-1-phosphate thymidylyltransferase, giving the protein MKGVILSGGHGTRLRPLTHTGPKQLIPIANKPVIEYAIEDLRDAGITDIGIILGTNMPNKIKEELGDGSKYGVNITYIMQGEPKGLAHAAATAKEFVDGESFVMYLGDNILKSGIDEFVKGFDESEFSSRLLLQEVEDPRQFGVAELNEEGKIINLVEKPEHPKSNLALVGIYLFKNEIFDAIDKIEPSWRNELEITDAIQQLIDEDKSVDSFIVQGWWKDTGKPEDVLDANQLILETIESDIKGNIEDNVKIKGRVIIGENTTIKSGSVIKGPAIIGENCEIKGYVGPYTSIGDNTKIIESEIDSSIIIGSSTIKSDKRITESLLGENSKIITDKETYPKGRSFVIGENSIIKL; this is encoded by the coding sequence ATGAAAGGAGTTATTTTATCTGGAGGACATGGTACAAGACTAAGACCATTAACACACACAGGTCCTAAACAACTAATACCAATAGCAAACAAGCCTGTAATAGAATATGCAATAGAAGATTTACGTGATGCAGGAATAACAGATATTGGAATTATACTTGGAACAAACATGCCTAATAAAATAAAAGAAGAACTAGGTGATGGATCAAAATATGGTGTAAACATAACATACATCATGCAAGGAGAACCTAAAGGATTAGCACATGCAGCAGCAACAGCAAAAGAATTTGTAGATGGTGAATCCTTTGTAATGTATCTAGGAGATAATATCCTAAAATCAGGAATTGATGAATTTGTAAAAGGATTTGATGAATCAGAATTTTCATCCCGATTATTACTACAAGAAGTAGAAGATCCAAGACAATTTGGAGTAGCAGAACTAAATGAAGAGGGTAAAATCATAAATTTAGTAGAAAAACCAGAACATCCAAAAAGTAATCTTGCATTAGTTGGAATTTATCTATTTAAAAATGAAATCTTTGATGCAATAGATAAAATCGAGCCTTCATGGAGAAATGAACTTGAAATAACAGATGCAATACAACAACTAATAGATGAAGATAAAAGTGTAGATTCATTCATAGTACAAGGATGGTGGAAAGACACAGGAAAACCAGAAGATGTACTAGATGCAAATCAACTCATCCTTGAAACAATAGAATCAGATATTAAAGGAAACATTGAAGATAATGTTAAAATAAAAGGACGAGTAATAATTGGTGAAAATACCACAATAAAATCAGGATCAGTAATAAAAGGACCTGCAATAATCGGTGAAAACTGTGAAATAAAAGGGTATGTAGGACCTTACACATCAATTGGTGATAATACCAAAATTATAGAATCAGAAATAGATTCATCAATAATAATAGGAAGTTCAACTATTAAATCAGATAAAAGAATAACAGAAAGTCTTCTTGGTGAAAACTCAAAAATAATAACAGACAAAGAAACATATCCAAAAGGACGAAGCTTTGTAATTGGTGAAAATTCAATTATAAAATTATAG